The Mycobacterium seoulense genome has a window encoding:
- a CDS encoding MMPL/RND family transporter: MSAHLDDARTDTIPVAQEPVREKIPRIIRTFAVPIILGWIAIIAVLNVVVPQLDEVGKMRSVSMAPDDAQSVVATKRMGAIFNEYKSNSSVMIVLEGEKPLGADAHAYYDKMVQKLDADTKHVEHVQDMWSDPLTGAGAQSNDGKAAYVQVYLAGNQGEALANESVESVQSIVKSLTPPNGVKTYVTGPAALSADQHTAGDRSLQLITAATFTVIIGMLLLVYRSVVTVLLTLVMVVLELSAARGMVAFLGYYKIIGLSTFATNLLVTLAIAAATDYAIFLIGRYQEARAVGESREDAYYTMYKGTAHVVLGSGLTIAGATFCLHFTNLPYFQTLGIPLAIGMVVVVAAALTLGPAVISVASRFRKTLEPKRAQRIRGWRKIGALVVRWPGPILVVTIGIALIGLLTLPGYRTNYNDRNYLPTDLPANEGYAAADRHFSQARMNPEVLMIESDHDLRNSADFLVIDKIAKTVFRVPGIGRVQAITRPEGTPIEHTSIPFQISMQGVTQQMNQKYQEDQMADMLHQADMMQTTIDSMEKMSSITAQMANDMHQMVKKMHDMTIDINELRQHMADFEDFFRPIRSYLYWERHCYDIPVCWSLRSVFDGLDGIDIMTDDIESLLPIMDHLDTLMPQMVALMPSMIENMKAMKTTMLTMYATQKGLQDQQNEAQKNSNAMGKAFDASKNDDSFYLPPETFNNVEFKKGMKNFISPDGHAVRFIISHDGDPMSQEGISHIGAIKKAAYEALKGTPLEGSKIYLAGTASIYKDLSDGNTYDLLIAGISSLCLIFIIMLLITRGVVASAVIVGTVLLSLGASFGLSVLIWQHLIGIELHWMVLAMSVIILLAVGADYNLLLVARFKEEIYAGLNTGIIRSMGGTGSVVTSAGLVFAFTMMTMAVSELTVIGQVGTTIGLGLLFDTLVVRSLMTPSIAALLGKWFWWPQRVRQRPVPSPWPKPSDEKASQETESLAPAR, translated from the coding sequence ATGAGCGCACACCTCGACGACGCCCGCACCGACACCATCCCCGTCGCCCAAGAACCGGTGCGGGAAAAGATTCCGCGAATCATCCGAACCTTCGCCGTGCCCATCATCCTCGGCTGGATCGCGATCATCGCGGTGCTCAACGTCGTCGTCCCCCAGCTGGACGAGGTCGGGAAGATGCGCTCGGTGTCGATGGCCCCCGACGATGCGCAATCGGTCGTCGCGACCAAGCGGATGGGGGCGATCTTCAACGAGTACAAGTCCAACAGCTCGGTCATGATCGTGCTGGAGGGCGAAAAGCCGCTCGGCGCCGACGCCCACGCCTACTACGACAAGATGGTGCAGAAGCTCGACGCCGACACCAAACACGTTGAGCACGTGCAGGATATGTGGAGCGATCCGCTGACCGGGGCGGGCGCACAAAGCAACGACGGCAAGGCCGCCTACGTCCAGGTGTATCTGGCGGGCAATCAGGGCGAAGCCCTGGCCAACGAATCGGTCGAGTCCGTCCAAAGCATCGTCAAAAGCCTGACCCCACCCAACGGAGTGAAGACCTACGTCACCGGGCCCGCGGCCCTGTCGGCCGACCAGCACACCGCCGGCGACCGCAGCCTGCAGCTCATCACTGCCGCCACCTTCACGGTCATCATCGGAATGCTGCTGCTGGTCTATCGGTCGGTCGTCACCGTGCTCCTCACGCTGGTCATGGTGGTCCTCGAACTGTCGGCCGCCCGCGGAATGGTCGCCTTTCTGGGCTATTACAAGATCATTGGGCTGTCGACGTTCGCCACCAACCTGTTGGTCACGTTGGCGATCGCGGCCGCCACCGACTATGCGATCTTCTTGATCGGCCGATATCAGGAAGCCCGCGCCGTGGGCGAGTCACGCGAAGACGCGTACTACACCATGTATAAGGGCACCGCCCACGTGGTGCTCGGGTCGGGCCTGACCATCGCCGGCGCCACCTTCTGCCTGCACTTCACCAACCTGCCCTATTTCCAGACGCTCGGGATCCCGTTGGCCATCGGCATGGTGGTGGTGGTTGCGGCGGCGTTGACGCTCGGCCCCGCGGTGATTTCGGTGGCCTCGCGCTTCCGAAAGACTCTCGAGCCCAAGCGCGCCCAGCGAATTCGCGGGTGGCGCAAGATCGGCGCCCTCGTGGTCCGGTGGCCCGGTCCCATCCTGGTCGTGACGATCGGGATCGCGCTCATCGGGTTGCTGACCCTGCCCGGGTACCGCACCAACTACAACGACCGCAACTACCTGCCCACGGATCTGCCGGCGAACGAGGGTTACGCGGCAGCCGACCGGCACTTCTCGCAGGCGCGGATGAATCCCGAAGTGCTGATGATCGAGAGCGACCACGATCTGCGTAACTCCGCGGACTTCCTGGTCATCGACAAGATCGCCAAGACCGTCTTCCGGGTGCCGGGCATCGGCCGGGTGCAAGCGATCACCCGGCCGGAGGGCACGCCGATCGAGCACACGTCGATCCCCTTCCAGATCAGCATGCAGGGCGTCACCCAGCAGATGAACCAGAAGTACCAGGAAGACCAGATGGCCGACATGCTGCACCAGGCCGACATGATGCAGACGACCATCGACAGCATGGAAAAGATGTCCAGCATTACCGCGCAGATGGCCAACGACATGCATCAGATGGTCAAGAAGATGCACGACATGACCATCGACATCAACGAATTGCGCCAGCACATGGCCGATTTCGAGGACTTCTTCCGGCCCATCCGCAGCTATCTCTACTGGGAACGGCACTGCTACGACATCCCGGTGTGCTGGTCGCTGCGCTCGGTCTTCGACGGCCTGGACGGCATCGACATCATGACCGACGATATCGAGAGCCTGCTGCCGATCATGGATCATCTCGACACGCTGATGCCCCAGATGGTGGCGCTGATGCCTTCGATGATCGAGAACATGAAGGCCATGAAAACGACGATGCTGACCATGTATGCGACCCAGAAGGGCCTGCAAGATCAGCAGAACGAGGCGCAGAAGAACTCGAACGCCATGGGCAAGGCGTTCGATGCGTCCAAGAACGACGACTCGTTCTACCTGCCGCCGGAGACCTTCAACAACGTCGAATTCAAGAAGGGGATGAAGAACTTCATCTCCCCCGACGGCCATGCCGTGCGCTTCATCATCAGCCATGACGGTGATCCGATGTCGCAAGAAGGCATTTCGCACATCGGCGCCATCAAGAAGGCCGCTTACGAGGCGCTCAAGGGCACGCCGCTGGAGGGCTCCAAGATTTATCTCGCGGGCACCGCGTCGATCTACAAAGACCTCAGCGACGGCAACACCTATGACTTGTTGATCGCCGGGATCTCTTCGCTGTGCCTGATTTTCATCATCATGCTGCTCATCACCCGGGGCGTGGTGGCCTCGGCCGTCATCGTGGGCACCGTCTTGCTCTCGCTGGGCGCGTCGTTCGGCCTGTCGGTGTTGATCTGGCAGCACCTCATCGGGATCGAGCTGCACTGGATGGTGCTCGCCATGTCGGTCATCATCCTGCTTGCCGTGGGTGCGGACTACAACCTGTTATTGGTGGCGCGGTTCAAGGAGGAGATCTACGCCGGCCTGAACACCGGGATCATCCGTTCGATGGGGGGCACCGGCTCGGTGGTCACCTCGGCGGGCCTGGTGTTCGCCTTCACGATGATGACGATGGCGGTCAGTGAGCTGACGGTCATCGGACAGGTCGGCACCACCATCGGACTGGGCCTGCTGTTCGACACCCTGGTCGTGCGGTCGCTGATGACGCCATCGATCGCCGCGCTGCTGGGCAAGTGGTTCTGGTGGCCCCAACGCGTGCGGCAGCGCCCGGTCCCCTCGCCCTGGCCCAAGCCAAGCGACGAGAAGGCGTCCCAGGAAACCGAATCCCTGGCTCCCGCTAGGTAA
- a CDS encoding nuclear transport factor 2 family protein has product MTERTQDTVAEADAAALLAIESIKQLKARYCRHLDTKDWAAWRTLFTDDFVSDTAEAGGKVIDGADEFVAFTRKALGRPAQATAHQVHSPEITLTSATTARGVWALQDVVRFGPGVTLVGYGHYHETYQNIAGQWFIKSSKLTRLREDIVTPVFSLYVSDRIRRTIGRVANVVMSR; this is encoded by the coding sequence ATGACAGAGCGCACGCAGGACACGGTCGCCGAGGCCGATGCCGCCGCGCTGCTGGCCATCGAATCCATCAAACAGCTCAAAGCCCGCTACTGCCGGCACCTCGACACCAAGGACTGGGCGGCGTGGCGAACCCTTTTCACCGATGACTTCGTCAGCGACACGGCCGAAGCCGGCGGCAAGGTGATCGACGGCGCGGACGAGTTCGTGGCCTTCACCCGCAAGGCCCTCGGACGGCCGGCACAGGCGACCGCGCACCAGGTGCACTCCCCCGAGATCACCCTCACGTCGGCGACGACCGCGCGCGGGGTGTGGGCGCTACAAGACGTCGTCCGATTCGGCCCCGGCGTGACCCTGGTGGGCTACGGCCATTACCACGAGACCTACCAGAACATCGCCGGGCAATGGTTCATCAAGAGCTCCAAGCTAACTCGACTGCGAGAGGATATCGTCACTCCGGTGTTCTCCCTCTACGTCTCCGACCGAATCCGCCGGACGATCGGCCGAGTCGCCAATGTGGTGATGAGCCGATGA
- a CDS encoding acyl-CoA dehydrogenase family protein: MTSESVEEFRGRARAWLADNLPRLDSGDAMVLQRDELASWQRARELQKKLYDGGFAGICFPREYGGLGLGYEYKKAFDAEALAYETPLMLNVPSFAICCATILDMGSEEQKRTHIAAALRGDEVLVQLLSEPSGGSDLAGVLTRADRRDGRWIINGAKTWSTWAFAADYGLCLARTDWNAPKHEGLTMFLVPLRHPGVTINRIKQVNGSVEFCEEFFDDVDVGDDAVVGEPGKGWDVASRQLYHERRSMGDGSEYTSGPGIAEAEDISVDLLAVAEKANQAASERVREMVGRALVHRAVHGQLSEHVFHAVTNGSLPPAAGSIIRLFMAEVHDVENDTALAVAGPAAVVDDEAGLLDIGVRYLGRQIASIGGGTTEMARNVIGERVLNFPREYAADRGVPFNQVRHGKA; the protein is encoded by the coding sequence GTGACGTCGGAGTCGGTCGAAGAATTCCGGGGGCGGGCCAGGGCGTGGCTGGCCGACAACCTGCCGCGGCTGGATTCCGGAGACGCGATGGTCCTGCAGCGCGACGAACTGGCCTCCTGGCAGCGCGCCCGCGAACTGCAGAAGAAGCTGTACGACGGCGGATTCGCCGGCATCTGCTTTCCGCGCGAATACGGCGGACTCGGCTTGGGTTACGAATACAAGAAGGCGTTCGACGCCGAGGCCCTGGCCTACGAGACGCCACTGATGCTCAACGTTCCCTCTTTCGCCATCTGCTGCGCCACGATCCTGGACATGGGCAGCGAGGAGCAGAAGCGCACGCACATCGCGGCCGCGCTGCGCGGCGACGAAGTGCTGGTGCAGCTGCTGTCCGAACCCAGTGGGGGATCGGATCTCGCGGGCGTCCTCACCCGCGCCGACCGCCGGGACGGGCGATGGATCATCAACGGCGCCAAGACGTGGAGCACGTGGGCGTTCGCCGCCGACTACGGCCTGTGCCTGGCCCGGACCGACTGGAACGCGCCCAAACACGAAGGGCTGACGATGTTTCTGGTGCCGCTTCGGCATCCCGGCGTCACGATCAACCGCATCAAGCAGGTCAACGGCTCGGTCGAGTTCTGCGAGGAGTTCTTCGACGACGTCGACGTGGGTGACGACGCCGTGGTGGGGGAGCCGGGGAAGGGCTGGGATGTCGCGTCGCGCCAGCTCTACCACGAACGTCGCAGCATGGGCGACGGGTCGGAATACACCAGCGGACCGGGAATCGCTGAGGCTGAAGATATTTCGGTCGACCTGCTGGCCGTGGCCGAGAAGGCGAACCAGGCCGCCAGCGAACGAGTCCGCGAGATGGTGGGCAGGGCCCTGGTCCATCGGGCCGTGCACGGACAACTCAGCGAGCACGTCTTCCACGCGGTGACCAACGGATCCCTGCCGCCCGCCGCGGGATCGATCATCCGGCTGTTCATGGCCGAGGTGCACGACGTCGAAAACGACACCGCGTTGGCCGTCGCCGGGCCGGCGGCCGTGGTCGACGACGAGGCGGGGCTGCTCGACATCGGCGTCCGCTACCTGGGCCGTCAGATCGCCAGCATCGGTGGCGGAACCACCGAGATGGCGCGCAACGTGATCGGGGAGCGGGTCCTGAACTTCCCGCGCGAATACGCCGCGGACCGCGGCGTGCCGTTCAACCAGGTGCGGCACGGAAAAGCCTGA
- a CDS encoding NAD-dependent epimerase/dehydratase family protein, producing MMASTVLVTGAFGQIGKRCTQILLDRERTVIAMDLRSDNTLAVERELVAARHPGTLIPAYTDLLDAEAVRDLVATHRPDAVVHLAAIVSPLSYRRPALARKVNVGGTENLLAACTALPRPPLFLMASSAAVYGSRNPYRQPERITPDTPVNPIDQYGQDKVLAEAAIRASGLPYALFRLGGVISPDTHTTVNGDSLLLMRSMPGDNRMHAVDARDVALAFANGVDRQAGIAGKVILIGGNESYVLTQRELEDGLMEAVGLGRLGPSASLPGDPSDDRGWSFTGWYDTTEAQALLDFQEHDWSQTLAWIAETQGRTRIVVRLLSPILRPVLRTVLKVQRRLEGRGPYADPWTLIEKHYGAAALAGAD from the coding sequence ATGATGGCCTCCACCGTTCTGGTCACCGGCGCATTCGGACAAATCGGCAAACGTTGCACGCAGATCCTGCTGGACCGGGAACGCACCGTCATCGCGATGGATCTGCGCAGCGACAACACCCTCGCCGTCGAACGGGAGCTGGTCGCCGCCCGGCACCCGGGAACGCTGATCCCCGCCTATACCGACCTGCTGGACGCCGAGGCAGTGCGCGATCTCGTCGCGACCCATCGCCCCGACGCGGTCGTTCACCTCGCCGCGATCGTGTCCCCGCTGTCGTATCGCAGACCCGCGTTAGCCCGCAAGGTGAACGTGGGCGGTACCGAGAATCTCTTGGCGGCCTGCACCGCACTGCCCCGACCGCCGTTGTTCCTGATGGCGTCCAGCGCCGCGGTCTACGGTTCACGCAACCCCTACCGTCAGCCCGAGCGGATCACCCCGGACACCCCGGTGAACCCCATCGATCAATACGGTCAGGACAAAGTGCTCGCCGAGGCGGCGATCCGCGCCAGCGGCCTGCCGTATGCGCTTTTCCGGCTCGGTGGGGTCATCTCACCGGACACGCACACGACGGTCAACGGCGACTCCCTGCTCCTGATGCGATCGATGCCCGGCGACAACCGCATGCACGCGGTGGACGCGCGCGATGTAGCGCTGGCCTTCGCCAACGGGGTCGATCGGCAAGCCGGCATCGCGGGCAAGGTGATACTGATCGGCGGCAACGAGTCGTACGTGCTCACCCAACGCGAACTCGAGGACGGCCTGATGGAAGCCGTCGGCCTTGGTCGCCTCGGCCCATCCGCCAGCCTGCCCGGCGACCCGAGCGACGACCGCGGCTGGAGTTTCACCGGCTGGTATGACACCACCGAAGCGCAGGCGCTGCTCGATTTCCAGGAACACGACTGGTCCCAGACCCTGGCCTGGATCGCCGAAACGCAGGGCCGCACGCGCATAGTGGTGCGACTGCTGAGCCCCATATTGCGGCCGGTCCTGCGTACCGTGCTGAAGGTGCAGCGCCGGCTCGAGGGACGCGGCCCCTACGCCGACCCGTGGACGCTCATCGAAAAGCACTACGGCGCCGCGGCGCTCGCCGGCGCGGACTAA
- a CDS encoding DUF1801 domain-containing protein, with protein MANSQDKSPAELIDARIKELADWRGEMLARIREIIKDADPDVVEDWKWRGVPVWYHDGMICTGETYKTVVKMTFAKGASLKDPSGLFNSSLDGNTRRAIDFHEGDKVDEKALKALIRSAVELNRS; from the coding sequence ATGGCCAATTCCCAGGACAAATCTCCCGCTGAGCTGATCGACGCCCGGATCAAGGAGTTGGCGGATTGGCGCGGCGAGATGCTCGCCCGCATCCGGGAAATCATCAAGGATGCCGACCCGGACGTGGTCGAGGACTGGAAGTGGCGAGGTGTGCCGGTCTGGTATCACGACGGGATGATCTGCACGGGCGAGACGTACAAGACTGTCGTGAAGATGACGTTCGCCAAGGGCGCCTCGTTGAAGGATCCCTCGGGATTGTTCAACTCCAGTCTCGACGGCAACACCAGACGCGCGATCGATTTTCACGAGGGCGACAAGGTCGACGAGAAGGCATTGAAGGCGCTGATCCGCTCCGCGGTGGAGTTGAACCGGTCGTAG
- a CDS encoding aldo/keto reductase, producing MKRARLANLEVGRLGLGAMGMSVAYAGAGSDDAEAIRTIHRAVDLGVTLIDTAEVYGPYVNEELLARALQGRRDQVVLATKFGLISHTGRNGLDSSPANIRIAVDGSLKRLGTDRIDLYYQHRLDRDTPIEDTVGALADLVAAGKVRHIGLSEVGVNTIRRAHAAYPITAVQSEYSLWTRDQEDEILPLLRELGIGFVAYSPLGRGFLTGAIRSTEGLPDSDYRKTNPRFFDENFHHNLQSADELRAISADVGATPAQVALAWLLAKGSDIVPIPGTKRVTRLEENVGADAIELTPDQLSRLDRLTPPMGGHHADAQMGWIDR from the coding sequence ATGAAACGAGCGCGCCTGGCCAACCTGGAGGTCGGCCGCCTGGGGCTGGGCGCCATGGGCATGTCCGTGGCCTACGCCGGCGCCGGCAGCGACGACGCCGAGGCGATCCGCACCATTCATCGCGCCGTCGACTTGGGGGTCACCCTGATCGACACCGCCGAGGTGTACGGCCCCTACGTCAATGAGGAGCTGCTCGCCCGCGCATTGCAGGGCCGGCGCGATCAGGTGGTGCTGGCCACCAAGTTCGGCCTGATCTCGCACACGGGCCGCAACGGCCTGGACAGCAGCCCCGCCAACATCCGGATCGCTGTCGACGGATCGCTGAAAAGGCTGGGTACCGACCGCATCGATCTCTACTATCAGCACCGACTGGACCGCGATACCCCGATCGAAGACACGGTCGGTGCATTGGCCGACCTGGTCGCTGCCGGGAAGGTCCGGCACATCGGCCTTTCGGAGGTCGGCGTGAACACCATCCGGCGTGCGCACGCCGCGTATCCCATCACCGCGGTGCAATCCGAATATTCGCTGTGGACGCGTGACCAAGAAGACGAGATACTGCCGCTGCTGCGCGAATTGGGGATCGGGTTCGTCGCTTACTCGCCGTTGGGTCGCGGCTTCCTCACGGGCGCTATCCGCTCCACCGAGGGGTTGCCGGACAGTGACTACCGCAAGACCAATCCGCGGTTCTTCGACGAGAACTTTCACCACAACCTGCAAAGCGCCGACGAATTGCGCGCCATCAGCGCTGACGTCGGTGCCACTCCCGCTCAGGTCGCTCTGGCCTGGCTGTTGGCGAAAGGTTCGGACATCGTGCCGATTCCGGGAACCAAGCGCGTGACGCGGCTCGAGGAGAACGTCGGCGCCGACGCCATCGAACTGACCCCCGACCAGCTATCCCGGCTCGACCGGCTCACCCCGCCCATGGGCGGCCATCACGCCGACGCGCAGATGGGATGGATCGACCGCTGA
- a CDS encoding acyl-CoA thioesterase, translating to MTDTHPFDDAIRLEATSTHVRRGRTHPEWANMVGPFGGITAAAMLRAIESHPDRVGEPLALTVNYAAPIADGDFDISLRAARTNRTNQHWIAELSQDGDVKTTATALFAVRRDGWGDTESAPPSAPDPEDVPYGVPGLVRWTSLYDMRFVEGPMPGEDGQPSPSSTTTVWVRDAARRPVDYPALAALCDIFYPRVFLRRGGVIPSGTISLTAYFHADQQQLDGLGTDFVLCTAHANTFSRGYFDQSAQVWTRDGVLLATTHQVVYFKG from the coding sequence ATGACCGATACACATCCCTTCGACGACGCCATCCGCCTCGAAGCGACGAGCACGCACGTGCGGCGCGGGCGCACCCATCCGGAATGGGCCAACATGGTGGGGCCCTTCGGCGGTATCACCGCCGCCGCGATGCTGCGCGCCATCGAGTCGCACCCCGATCGCGTCGGCGAGCCGCTGGCATTGACGGTCAACTACGCCGCGCCCATCGCCGACGGGGACTTCGACATCTCACTTCGGGCCGCGCGCACCAACCGCACCAACCAGCACTGGATCGCCGAACTCAGCCAGGACGGCGACGTCAAGACCACGGCAACCGCGCTGTTCGCTGTGCGCCGCGACGGCTGGGGCGATACCGAGAGCGCCCCGCCGAGCGCGCCGGACCCGGAGGACGTGCCATACGGTGTCCCCGGCCTCGTCCGATGGACGAGCCTCTACGACATGCGGTTCGTCGAAGGTCCGATGCCCGGCGAAGACGGACAACCGAGCCCCTCGTCGACGACCACCGTGTGGGTGCGCGACGCCGCGCGACGCCCCGTCGACTACCCGGCGCTGGCCGCGCTGTGCGACATCTTCTACCCGCGGGTCTTCCTGCGGCGCGGCGGCGTCATCCCGTCGGGGACGATCTCGTTGACGGCGTACTTCCACGCCGACCAGCAGCAACTCGACGGCTTGGGCACCGACTTCGTCCTGTGCACCGCGCACGCCAACACATTCAGCCGTGGCTACTTCGACCAGAGCGCGCAGGTGTGGACACGGGACGGGGTGCTGCTGGCCACCACACATCAGGTCGTCTACTTCAAAGGCTGA
- a CDS encoding MmpS family transport accessory protein, whose protein sequence is MRTAWLPLLIVAVLVVGGFAVARVKSFFGAHDTGIMTSPRLDDSKPFKPKVVKYEVFGSARTANVNYLDLSADPKRVDGAPLPWTLVLSTTAPSVFPNLSAQSDGDSLGCRITIDDEVKAENLTNRVHALTFCMVKSA, encoded by the coding sequence ATGCGCACTGCGTGGTTGCCCCTGCTGATCGTCGCGGTCCTGGTGGTCGGCGGCTTCGCGGTCGCCCGGGTCAAGTCCTTCTTCGGCGCCCACGACACCGGCATCATGACCAGCCCGAGGCTGGATGACTCCAAGCCGTTCAAGCCGAAAGTGGTCAAGTACGAGGTCTTCGGCTCGGCCCGCACCGCCAACGTGAACTACCTGGACCTGTCCGCAGACCCGAAGCGGGTCGACGGCGCGCCGTTGCCCTGGACGCTGGTCCTCAGCACGACCGCCCCCTCCGTCTTCCCGAACCTCTCGGCGCAAAGCGACGGTGATTCCCTCGGTTGTCGCATCACCATCGACGACGAAGTCAAGGCCGAGAATCTGACCAACCGCGTGCACGCCCTGACCTTCTGCATGGTGAAATCCGCATGA
- a CDS encoding SDR family oxidoreductase produces the protein MAERLAGKVALISGGARGMGASHVRTLVGEGAKVVFGDILDDEGKAVAAEVGDAARYLHLDVTKPEDWDAAVATALNEFGGIDVLVNNAGIINIGTFEDYALSEWQRILDINLTGVFLGIRAVVKPMKEAGRGSIINISSIEGIAGTIACHGYTATKFAVRGLTKSAALELGPSGIRVNSIHPGLIKTPMTEWVPEDIFQTALGRIAQPKEVSNLVVYLASDESSYSTGSEFVVDGGTTAGLGHKDFSAVDTAGQPDWVT, from the coding sequence GTGGCAGAACGGTTGGCCGGGAAGGTCGCGCTGATCAGCGGCGGCGCGCGGGGGATGGGTGCCTCGCACGTGCGAACGCTGGTGGGCGAGGGTGCCAAGGTGGTGTTCGGTGACATCCTCGACGACGAGGGCAAGGCGGTCGCGGCCGAGGTCGGGGACGCGGCTCGTTATCTGCACCTCGACGTGACCAAGCCCGAGGATTGGGACGCGGCGGTGGCCACCGCGCTGAACGAGTTCGGTGGCATCGACGTGCTCGTCAACAACGCGGGCATCATCAACATCGGCACCTTCGAGGACTACGCACTCTCGGAATGGCAGCGAATCCTGGACATCAATCTGACGGGTGTGTTCCTCGGTATCCGCGCCGTGGTGAAGCCCATGAAGGAAGCCGGACGGGGATCGATCATCAACATCTCCTCCATCGAGGGCATCGCCGGCACCATCGCCTGCCACGGCTACACCGCGACCAAGTTCGCCGTCCGGGGCCTGACCAAATCGGCGGCACTGGAACTCGGGCCCAGCGGGATCCGGGTGAACTCGATCCACCCCGGGCTCATCAAGACCCCAATGACCGAGTGGGTGCCCGAGGACATCTTCCAAACCGCGCTGGGGCGGATCGCCCAGCCCAAGGAGGTCTCCAACCTCGTCGTCTACCTCGCCAGCGACGAGTCCAGCTACTCGACCGGCTCGGAGTTCGTCGTCGACGGCGGCACCACCGCCGGCCTGGGCCACAAGGACTTCTCCGCGGTCGACACCGCAGGGCAACCCGACTGGGTTACCTAG
- a CDS encoding acyltransferase family protein has protein sequence MDGVEPARPARNLAVDFYRASGVVMIVLGHWLAGSVTYHDGQFGRENPLLDMPWTQWLTWIFQAVPVFFFVAGYAGAVSWAHRREAGSFSRQAWIRHRLARVLGPTTVYVALISVLVLVLEARRAPGTVLEYAGWAVAMHLWFLAVYVLVVSLTPVAVAAHRRWGLRVPVVLAAAVVLIDAVSLAGHVPYVGALNYLLCWGLLYQLGIAWQGGLLAGRRPVLLAAGSAVALALLIRVGPYPVSMIGVPGEAIENTTPPTVAMMAFACTQAGLAMALAATLDRVLRHRPVQRVLSTANANVMALYLWHMIPVVIVAIVAYPAGLIPQPHEGSAAWWLVRLEWIAILSVVTAVEMLLLWWQRRLFAVPLPTVGLPLGDRWGEAVMLIGAVLAAVGLHLLAQGGFAPDGRFSWPTAAVFAAGVVLVAVRPKTRSPVAGHEAQRRPTA, from the coding sequence ATGGACGGCGTAGAGCCCGCGCGACCGGCCCGCAATCTTGCGGTGGACTTCTACCGCGCGTCGGGCGTGGTCATGATCGTTTTGGGCCACTGGCTGGCCGGTTCCGTGACCTACCACGACGGGCAATTCGGCCGGGAGAACCCGCTGCTCGACATGCCGTGGACGCAATGGTTGACCTGGATCTTCCAGGCCGTCCCGGTGTTCTTTTTCGTTGCCGGGTACGCCGGAGCCGTGTCATGGGCGCACCGCCGCGAGGCCGGCAGTTTCTCGCGTCAGGCGTGGATTCGGCACCGCTTGGCTCGGGTGCTGGGACCGACAACCGTCTACGTCGCGCTGATTTCGGTGCTTGTCTTGGTGCTCGAGGCCCGGCGTGCGCCGGGCACGGTGCTGGAGTACGCGGGTTGGGCGGTGGCCATGCACCTGTGGTTCCTCGCCGTGTACGTGCTGGTGGTGTCACTGACACCGGTTGCCGTTGCGGCACACCGGCGTTGGGGCCTGAGGGTACCGGTGGTGCTGGCCGCGGCGGTCGTGCTGATCGATGCCGTCTCGCTCGCGGGCCATGTCCCCTATGTCGGCGCGCTCAACTACCTGCTGTGCTGGGGCCTGCTCTACCAACTCGGGATCGCCTGGCAGGGTGGGCTGTTGGCCGGTCGCAGACCGGTGCTGCTCGCCGCCGGTTCGGCAGTCGCTCTGGCACTGCTGATCCGGGTGGGGCCGTATCCGGTGAGCATGATCGGCGTTCCAGGCGAAGCGATCGAGAACACGACGCCCCCAACGGTGGCGATGATGGCGTTCGCGTGCACGCAAGCCGGGCTGGCCATGGCGCTCGCGGCGACACTCGACCGCGTCCTGCGGCACCGTCCGGTGCAGCGCGTCTTGTCGACCGCCAATGCCAACGTGATGGCCCTTTACCTCTGGCACATGATTCCGGTGGTCATCGTCGCGATCGTCGCTTATCCGGCAGGGCTGATACCGCAACCACACGAGGGCTCTGCGGCCTGGTGGCTGGTCCGGCTGGAATGGATCGCGATCCTCAGCGTGGTGACGGCGGTCGAAATGCTGCTGCTCTGGTGGCAACGGCGACTCTTCGCGGTTCCGCTGCCCACGGTCGGTCTGCCCCTGGGCGATCGCTGGGGCGAAGCGGTCATGCTCATCGGCGCCGTCCTGGCCGCCGTTGGACTGCACCTGCTGGCTCAGGGCGGCTTCGCCCCGGATGGGCGATTCTCGTGGCCAACCGCGGCCGTCTTCGCCGCCGGCGTGGTTCTGGTGGCGGTGCGACCCAAAACCCGATCGCCCGTTGCCGGCCACGAGGCACAGCGGCGTCCAACCGCTTGA